Proteins encoded by one window of Arachis ipaensis cultivar K30076 chromosome B04, Araip1.1, whole genome shotgun sequence:
- the LOC107636491 gene encoding uncharacterized protein LOC107636491, translating to MRNLERQVGQLARQAERPTNTFPSDTIHNATEECKAVQLRSGKIVGEDTKDINDEATKPKEEDKLDNKKDKEVQTSKKGKEIMKPQPEEKKEGVKPYAPKLPYPQRLHKEMRDQQFPKFLEIFRKLEINIPLAEAMEQMPLYAKFLKELITKKRSWQEKETVILTQECRIIIQKGLPPKLKDPGSFLIPCTIGNMFIDKALCDLGASINLMPLAMRKKLMIEEVKPTRMSLQLVDRSLNIPNGVVENLLMKVGKFIFPADFVILDMDEEGNNSIILGKPFLATARAIIDVEKGEMVLRVQEEQMVINVFKAMQYPTEKGIT from the coding sequence ATGAGGAATCTTGAAAGACAAGTGGGACAATTGGCTAGACAAGCTGAACGGCCAACTAATACCTTCCCAAGTGATACAATCCATAATGCAACGGAGGAATGTAAAGCTGTGCAGTTGAGAAGTGGCAAGATTGTTGGAGAAGACACAAAGGACATCAATGATGAAGCAACAAAGCCAAAAGAAGAGGACAAACTGGACAACAAGAAGGATAAAGAGGTACAAACCTCTAAGAAAGGCAAAGAAATTATGAAGCCACAACCAGAGGAAAAGAAGGAAGGAGTGAAGCCCTATGCACCCAAACTCCCTTACCCACAGAGGCTACACAAAGAAATGAGGGACCAACAATTCCCTaaatttttggaaatctttaggAAACTTGAAATTAACATTCCATTAGCTGAAGCCATGGAGCAGATGCCATTGTATGCAAAGTTTCTTAAAGAACTGAttaccaagaagagaagctggcagGAAAAAGAAACTGTGATCCTCACCCAAGAGTGTCGTATAATCATTCAAAAGGGActtccaccaaaactcaaggatccaggaAGCTTCCTTATACCATGCACTATTGGGAACATGTTCATTGATAAAgcactctgtgacctgggagcaagtaTTAATCTAATGCCTCTAGCCATGAGGAAGAAATTGATGATAGAAGAGGTTAAGCCCACAAGGATGTCATTACAACTTGTTGACAGATCTCTCAATATACCAAATGGAGTAGTGGAGAACCTATTAATGAAAGTTGGAAAATTCAtattcccagctgattttgtgaTCTTGGACATGGATGAGGAAGGAAATAACTCAATCATCCTTGGAAAACCAtttttggccactgctagagcaaTCATTGATGTTGAAAAGGGAGAGATGGTTCTCAGAGTGCAGGAGGAGCAAATGGTTATCAATGTTTTCAAGGCAATGCAATATCCTACTGAGAAAGGAATTACATGA